In one window of Streptomyces griseus subsp. griseus DNA:
- a CDS encoding amino acid permease produces the protein MSRTSASPPTADSAASTGPSTDSALTHGLKQRHLSMIALGGVIGAGLFVGSGAGIAAAGPSIVVAYALSGLLVMMVMRMLGEMSAANPASGSFSVHAERAIGPWAGFTAGWSFWFLLCVAVGLEGIGAAQIVSGWLPGTPEWAWVALFMVVFLGTNLAAVKNFGEFEFWFAALKVIAITLFLVLGLLAILGVLPDTDAPGLTNLTGVGGFLPKGMDGFIIGLLASVFAYGGLETVTIAAAESENPVQGVAKAVRTAMWRIAVFYIGSMAVIVTLVPWDNPKVAEVGPFYAMLDHLGIGGAAQIMNVVILIALLSAMNANIYGASRMARSLVARGQGPALLGRISSGVPRNAVLFSSVFGFLCVLLSYWRPDDVFPWLLNMIGAVILVVWIFIAVSQLILRRRTEREAPAKLVVRMWLFPVLTIVALAGMAAIFLLMLRQPDTRDQLLATGALTVVLIGIGAVRQRRRRGEDAAEIPAQRK, from the coding sequence ATGTCTCGGACCTCCGCGTCTCCCCCCACCGCTGACTCCGCGGCCTCCACCGGACCCTCGACGGACTCCGCGCTCACCCACGGCCTCAAACAGCGCCACCTCTCGATGATCGCCCTCGGCGGGGTCATCGGCGCCGGGCTCTTCGTGGGCTCCGGGGCCGGGATCGCCGCCGCCGGGCCCTCGATCGTCGTCGCGTACGCGCTCTCCGGGCTGCTCGTCATGATGGTGATGCGCATGCTCGGCGAGATGTCCGCCGCCAACCCGGCCTCCGGCTCCTTCTCCGTGCACGCCGAACGGGCGATCGGCCCCTGGGCCGGGTTCACCGCCGGCTGGTCCTTCTGGTTCCTGCTCTGCGTGGCCGTCGGCCTGGAGGGCATCGGTGCCGCCCAGATCGTCAGCGGCTGGCTGCCCGGGACACCGGAGTGGGCGTGGGTCGCCCTGTTCATGGTGGTCTTCCTGGGGACGAACCTGGCGGCCGTGAAGAACTTCGGTGAGTTCGAGTTCTGGTTCGCCGCGCTGAAGGTCATCGCGATCACCCTGTTCCTGGTGCTCGGCCTGCTCGCGATCCTCGGCGTGCTCCCGGACACGGACGCGCCCGGCCTGACCAACCTCACCGGCGTTGGGGGCTTCCTGCCCAAGGGCATGGACGGCTTCATCATCGGGCTCCTCGCCTCCGTCTTCGCGTACGGCGGTCTGGAGACGGTCACCATCGCCGCCGCCGAGTCGGAGAACCCGGTGCAGGGCGTCGCGAAGGCGGTCCGTACGGCGATGTGGCGCATCGCGGTCTTCTACATCGGCTCCATGGCCGTCATCGTCACCCTGGTCCCGTGGGACAACCCGAAAGTCGCCGAGGTCGGCCCCTTCTACGCGATGCTGGACCACCTCGGCATCGGCGGTGCCGCCCAGATCATGAACGTGGTCATCCTCATCGCGCTGCTCTCCGCGATGAACGCCAACATCTACGGCGCCTCGCGGATGGCCCGGTCCCTGGTCGCCCGGGGCCAGGGACCGGCGCTGCTCGGCAGGATCTCGTCCGGGGTGCCGCGCAACGCGGTGCTGTTCTCGTCGGTGTTCGGCTTCCTGTGCGTGCTGCTCAGCTACTGGCGACCGGACGACGTGTTCCCCTGGCTGCTGAACATGATCGGCGCGGTGATCCTGGTCGTGTGGATCTTCATCGCCGTCTCGCAGCTGATCCTGCGCCGCCGCACCGAGCGCGAGGCCCCTGCGAAGCTGGTCGTACGGATGTGGCTCTTCCCGGTCCTCACCATCGTCGCGCTCGCGGGCATGGCGGCCATCTTCCTGCTGATGCTGCGCCAGCCGGACACCCGCGACCAGCTACTGGCCACGGGTGCGCTGACAGTGGTGCTGATCGGTATCGGTGCCGTACGTCAGCGGCGGCGCCGGGGCGAGGACGCGGCGGAGATCCCGGCGCAGCGGAAGTAG